In Salvia splendens isolate huo1 unplaced genomic scaffold, SspV2 ctg1128, whole genome shotgun sequence, the following proteins share a genomic window:
- the LOC121788730 gene encoding glycine-rich protein 2-like, whose protein sequence is MAEEKAMRSKGVVTKFNDQKGYGFIQPEEGGEDLFVHQTAIKSDGYRSLREGQEVEFTIILDGDKTKAADVTAPGGGPVDTTSRRGNNSNSRGGGFGYGDRRNDGNGYGYRSGGGGGGGGECFNCGEVGHMARDCSNGGGGGGGGGGVGGGSGGGCYSCGGIGHMARECPSGNRGGGGGGGGACFTCGEPGHMSRDCVRGSGGGGRGGGGGDCFNCGEPGHMARDCVRGGSGGGRGGGGYSRGGGGGGGFGRFSGGGGGGGGGNCFSCGESGHFARECKSAS, encoded by the coding sequence ATGGCGGAGGAGAAGGCTATGCGATCCAAAGGCGTCGTCACCAAATTCAACGATCAGAAGGGCTACGGATTCATCCAGCCCGAGGAAGGAGGCGAAGATCTGTTCGTCCACCAAACCGCCATCAAATCTGACGGCTACCGCTCCCTCCGCGAGGGCCAGGAGGTCGAGTTCACCATCATTCTAGATGGCGATAAGACCAAAGCTGCTGATGTCACTGCTCCAGGAGGAGGCCCCGTCGACACCACTTCTCGGAGGGGGAATAACAGCAACAGCCGCGGGGGAGGGTTCGGATACGGAGATCGGAGGAACGACGGTAATGGATACGGTTATCGGAGcggcggaggaggtggaggaggcGGTGAGTGCTTTAACTGTGGCGAGGTTGGGCATATGGCTAGGGATTGCTCTaatggaggcggaggcggaggcggaggcggaggtgTAGGCGGTGGAAGTGGTGGAGGATGCTACAGCTGTGGAGGAATTGGGCATATGGCGAGGGAATGTCCTAGTGGAAATcgcggcggtggtggaggtggcgGTGGTGCTTGTTTCACCTGCGGGGAGCCAGGTCATATGTCGAGGGATTGTGTgcgtggcagcggcggtggtggacgcggcggaggtggtggtgatTGTTTCAACTGCGGGGAACCAGGTCATATGGCGAGGGATTGTGTGCGTGGAGGCAGCGGGGGTGGACGCGGTGGTGGTGGTTACAGCCGTggaggtggcggcggcggtggtttTGGTAGGTTtagcggaggcggcggcggcggtggcggaggCAACTGTTTCAGCTGCGGTGAGTCTGGACACTTCGCAAGGGAATGCAAAAGCGCCTCGTGA